Below is a genomic region from Polypterus senegalus isolate Bchr_013 chromosome 13, ASM1683550v1, whole genome shotgun sequence.
GCATTTCTGTATCATTCTGAGTttgttgttcaaagctgatcctccagctaggatgttggatatctctgagtccacagttcttgagcctgatcctccaattagctgtgaaccccccagtctcactgagatggcacaggtggtgaaccagctaaaGGGGGGAAAGGTtgtagggatctgtggtatctagggtgaacttctccaggctggtggtaaggctgtcctcctggcattgcaagcaatctttgcttccatttgggagactggcatcatcccaactgactggaaaatgggacttgtcgtccctatctgcaaagggaagggtgatcgcctggattgcagcaactacaaggggataacactgctctcagggccgggtaaggtccttgctagggtcgtcctcaataggatctgtgatcacttgctcacctaccagcgactggagcagtctaGTTTTACACCTaaaaagtctaccattgaccacatcctggcactgagggttctcatggagcgcaaatgcgaatatcggcagagtttctttgcagcctttgtcgatttttgtaaagcgttcgactcagttgatcgagctgctctgtacaacatcctgagggtttgcgggatcccttcgaggttgctggatatcatggccggcctgtacactggtactgtgagtgctgtgcagagtggaggcaggacctctgtgtttttcccagttgattctggggtgtcTGCTCCCACTCAATGCTTGTATggtctgggtgttgggcagggtcatggggtccagcggctggggggcatctgctggtgaagaaagattcacggatcttgactttgctgatgatgctgtgatcttcgtggagttaatggaggctctgatcgggggtcttgagagactgagtgaggagtctgagtgtctggggtgtgtctgtctgcagagagagtgtcgacctggtcgagaggtttactgacctcggcagtgacattcatgtctctggtgactcttcctataaagtcagtagacggattgggagagcattgggggatcatgaggtcactggaaaggggtgtatggcacTCCCGAtacctatgcaaaaggacgaaggtccaagtctagagaatcctggtgcttcctgtcttgctatatggttgtgagacatggaagctatccagtgacctgagacgaagactagactcctttggtactgtgtctctccgcaaaatccttgggtaccgttggtttgactttgtgttgctcatggagtcccgaatgaggcacatgacctgcattgtgagtgagcatcagttacggcactacaaccATGTGGCGCGtatccccgagggtgatccggctcgtaagatcctcattgttggggacccgagtggctggaccaggccaaggggtcgtccacgtaacacctggctgtggcaaataaagggtcatttccgaagtctgggactggactgtgtgtctgcctggggggttgcaaactggaaaattgcacccaaaaaaaattttgttgtacaatgtcgcattgctacaatgacagcaaagatttagattttttgattatttactcCTGTAAATTACTGTACATGTTGCAGATTGTTTTTACTTATGCTAGTAAAAAGATGAGAGAGTTACAGTATTTAGGAATATGATAGagaaatgaatataaatactgGCAGGGTGGTGGGTGGAaaaccaccaggaggtgctgggcCATTGCTAGGGTCAATTCAGAGTTCCTCTCCTGGCTCACCTTTAAAGGGCTGACTTTGTGCTCTTTTCATTCTTGTACATTGTTTTCTACAGGAAGGTTGTGATGGACTTTGTCTTATGGTGCAGGGAccacaacctgcaactcaacatcagcaagacaaaagacacGGTGGTGGACTTCTGATATGCAAAGGAGcccctgagaccagtcaccattcagggaaaggatgtggaagtggtgcagaactACAATACCAGCAAACTGGTAACTGGTGTGACAACACAGTGGAGCTGAAGAAGACGGGCCAGTGCAGACTGGACTTCCTAAGGCCACTCAGGTCATTTGATGTGTGTGGCAAGTCCttagtagccagtgtgttgttctactCTGTGGTGTCCTGGGGAAGCCACCtgagcacaatgcctgaacaaacttatcaggaaaacctgctccatcacagggcaaacaagTGACAAAATGGCAAAGAGGAAGGTGGCAAAAGTGAATGCCAGCATGAAAAATCTCCTCCATCCCCatcaggaggtgctctcttggagcactcaTTCCACCCcagcctctgggggtcttttctgtccactgctatcaggcaattcaatgcctCCAGCCGATGTACTCGTTAAgtttatccattcattatccaacccgcaatatcctaatcacagggtcacgggggtctgccggagccaatcctagccaacacagggagtaaggcaggaaacaaaccatgggcagggtgccagcccactgcagggcatcgTTAAGTTTACTtatctattaatttattaattgatcgattggctgtattatctgtcctgtgagtctgtattcttgtttgtttgtttctgctgctgtatacatTTGAATTTCCCATAGGGATTAATAAAGCTTATCTAATCTACTATGTGTTCAAACACTACAACTATATTCTGACATGTCATATTTACATTTTCGTAATGTTAACTTTCTTTAGTAATTCGTGAAGATTtaattatttggctgacgcccttatccaaggtgacttacaacatttatgatacacttggtttaatttctttttggttttctaattggagcccaggcaggtcaagtgacttgctcagagtctcacactggtgtcagtagtgggatctgaaccgacaacctcagggtctgaagtcgaAAGTCTTAACCATTATACCacatgcagtcagaaggtggatgttgtgtaGTGTCTGTTCTTGCCTGTAGTGATATCATTAGGCAGATTTGCTGATTAGGGTGTTTTGAGCcttgaaatctgcatctcctgtgacttttcattatcagctctcttaatggcagtcctttaGACGGGTCATTTAATTagaatatacatttttcaaatcatATTTTCAAGAACATAGCTGCCGTATCTTTCAACCTTTTATCAACTCCTGCACTACCGTCCTAATGGTGAACAACAGAGTGCACACACGGCACTGGCGACAACGTATTCTTCTTGTTTACAGTTCATCCATTGACGCcgttgaatgccaatgtatagtctaatgttacagaaaggtttttctcttgcatcaggttatgcttgtttttaaaacGTGTAATGTACTCTCCACGatacacatttacagtatgcatttggtcttggtagagtattatattgtTCTACtatccccttttgtattattaatttgtagcCTTGGCAGACTGCCTCAAATCTCATAAATTTACCACTCTTTCTAAGGAAttgtagtatataacttctccctaaCATTCCCTTCTTCATTTATAACCTGAGGCAATTAGGTGTATTGgccggtccagatctaattatgcaattttcattacgctataacttattaagtttattacatagaaaattcacaaaaaattcttttttgttgctgatagatggTGTTGTTTTTACGAGGCTTTTCGACTGCAGATGGTTGATCGTATTgagaagcttgctgtctgtctgACCGTGATAAggagagcacctctgatctttgcagttcaaaatctccGCCTCCCTACTTTGAGTTCTGCCTTCATAGGGCGTTGGATTGGttaagaaatgtgacactcagtgagccgtctaattgttcccacccacttttaatCAAAATTCACTCATTGTCACCAGATACATATACAGGTACTGTATTACTGTATTATACCTCTGGTTCAGCAAGAACTTTATTTCCTTagctttaaaaattataattcatCTTCTATAATTCAGTGGGAAAGTCATGTTCAATTTTCTTAccaattatggaaaaaaaattaggATCTGTTCAGACTTTGTTTCAGAATTTCACAAGAACGTAGTACTTTCATTGCAAAGTATACACATGCCAGGCCTGGGTAGGACCTTCTATTTCAGCAtttcttaaacctttttttttctttcccttgacCCAATCTTGCCCCTTTTAGTGTTTTTGAGACCCACTCCATTGAGATTGTGGTAAAGAGGGGTCGTCCTTTGGTGAATCTCCATGGGCAGTTGGGGTACCCCTTTCTCTTGGTTAATGGCTACCTACAGCTATAGTGGAGCTATGTCTGCTGCTTAAACTGCCCACATCGACCCACTGCTAGACACTTCGCAAGGAATATGTGACCCCTTACTATTAAAACAACGATGATTCATATatttccctgcggtgggctggcaccctgcccggggtttgtttaatgccttgcaccctgtgttggctgggattggctccagcagacccccgtgaccctgtagttaggatatagtgggttggataatgaatgaatgaatgaatgaatgattcatAAATCTGCATGACACAAAAGCCAGCATCCTGTTACCCTTTAGGGATCATGACCAACCGTTTAAGAAACGATGTTCTATTTGGTTAGTTGTGCTGCTCTACAGCATATGAAGCACCACTTTAAATGGAGTTGTCTTCTCGCATGGCTCTCTGAGGCAGGTGTTGTGGAGTGCTGGGCTCTGTGTTATGGATTGTCTTTGGGACATACCACTCTACTTGTTATggtctttcatttttctcttcagaTTGTGTTATGTTGTTGTGTTTTGATCTTCAggtaaataaaaaactgaaatgaacagTAAAATATGCCATGACTGTCATAAGGAAAAGCGGGTTGAGAAGATGAGATGAAATGAAATGAGATGAGTAATCAATATGATCCGGACGGAACAGACAGCGCATCATTCACACTGCGAGGTCATTCACAGATTCCTCGATGACCACAGCAAAGCTTTTGAAGGAGAGTGATGTCTCCCGGCTTCTCAGAAATCATTGAAAGATTTAAGGAGTGCTGAGTCAGCGCTAAAAAAAATCCACACTGGCCTGGCCATCTCTTATTCCCCATTAGGCaaagaaattctacatgtaaaatGGTTTAAATGTGTGCACGAGGACTCAGTCATCCACGACAGTCACTTACTTTCTTTTGTCGGCAACGGATTCCGTTCTTTGGTCTCTGTCTTCTTCAGTTTGGACTTGTCGAAGCTCTCAATTTCTGCGAGATCTGGTTTATCAGACATTGTGGCTTTGGAAAGAAAAGGACACGTCAAAGGGCTTGATAGGAAAATGAAAATGGGGTTTAACTGGTTAGCATtttcaatagatagatacattctGACATTTATGTACTTATAATATGGTCATGTGTACAGAATATGTTGATATTTGTACTTGCAAGTCGAAACAATATGATAACATATTAATACTCAGGATAATTTTActaataatgcatatgtaatgaGGATTTTTAGTTTTTAACATAAAGTCTATCTAACAtaaagtgcctttaatatctatctatctatctatctatctatctatctatctatctatctatctattatatagtgcctttctatctatctatctatctatctatctatctatctatctatctatctatctatctatctatctatctatctatctatctatctatctatctatctatctatctatctatctatctatctttatcatatagtgccattcctataTGTTATGtgtatgtagatagacagggttAGCAGTATCTTGAAACCTGAAAGGCTGTGTGCCAAAGTTTCCTTCAGACATCTTCCACACACCATGagcagtgctgctgtctcacaggtcTGTCATCCTGGGTTCAGATCCTAGGTGTTGCTTTTGATGAGTTTGCCTGTCCTCCCCTTGCCATTGTCATATCCCCCAGTTTCCCTTAACTTGCACTGTTGAGGTTAATTGCACCCCCTTTACTGGTTTCAGAGTGGGTGCCACTGGGCCCTGCCCCATCCATAGCTGTTTCTTGCTTTTTGCCTAATTCTGTGAAGATCTAcggcagaccctgtgaccctcaTTTGGATTATGTGGCTTTGAGGATATTATGTAACTGCTGCTTTCCAACAGCTGGCAATCTTTTGATCTGTTTTAGTAGAAGTCTGTAAATGATACAAACggttctatataaaataaaataaatgcataccCATCCTTAAATGCATGGTGCATAGCCATGCTAAccactgaacacacacacacacacacacacacacatacacatatatttatatgcatAATTAACCATagactatattatatatatttatatatatataatatatatatatataaaatcattgttATAGAAATTCTTGTGAAACATTACACATTACTGTTATATCTTATTGAGATGTCAGAGAGAAATTATTGAAAATTGATTAGTAGAACGGAATGAAAAAGATGCTGAATTTTTGCCCCAAGAGCTCTTCTATCCAAATCCTTCTCGATTCTTTTACCCGCTTTTTGTCTGGAGGAGTCTGCCCACTAACTAGCTGAGCCGGTGGTCAGGCCGCCTGTACCACTGAGGTGCTCTGATTGTCTGAAGTGCACAGTCGTTTCTCCGAGTGGGAGACGCCCAGATGACTCGGCAGTCGCCTTTGTTCTCTCCTCCACGACTCCTGCTTTTAAAGCCTCGACTTTTCCTGAACACCCAGCATCACACTAACTATTGTGAACAGCACTAAAATGAGGTGCCATTAAACACCCCATTGGACAAAAGGCATCTTATAATCCTTTTCCAGCTCCATGCGTCACAATTACTTGCAGTGATTCATTTTTaactaaaacaaagaacaatgggaGACCCAGAAAATGTGCAATGTAAAGCCAAGATGAAATCAGCTAgtttaatgataataaaattttAGGATAAACAAAGCATTATCATATTTGCAgcagttttttaatttattttcctctAAATGTGCGATTGCAGCACATCTGATATCTGCATCCTACGGATTTTCTGAACTGGCCACTTTGGTGTGCCACATGCTGGCTCTTTTGCCAATTCAACAATTCACTTCTTTTCCAATATGCAAATAGAAGAAAATCTCGAAATGGCTTACCTTTGTGGTGGCTCTTGTTCACAGGGTCTCTGCTGCTTTCTTTCGTGGGTGTGGGTTTAAGAGCTGTGTCTTGCCGTCACCCCTCCCAGCATTAATATTGATAACCTAATGAGGACTGACTTTCAGGAAATCCGCTCAGTCATGTGATGCAGAACACTGCAGACTGGcgaaggggggaaaaaagaaagaaaaaaagaacagagagCATCTGCCGCGATCCTGGAACAGATTAGGACAACTGCAGTGAGCACCGGGGCCTCAGTAATTGCTGTCTGAGCAGCTGAACACATGGCTTTAAGATGTCATCTGTTGAAAACCATTTGTGGTCTTTCATTGTTGCTTTAAAGAATGCACAGCTGATCACGTCCGTCTGTTGGGCACctgtaaaacaaatattttaatcctGTAAAAACATTGTGGTGCACTTGACTGAGGTGACTAACACATGTTCACTGTTTTAATCTGACTTTTTATTCTGCTTCATAGTTTTTAGTTGCCTTCCTTCCTTATTATCCTTCACATTTGTGTGCAAACCTTACATTGGCACAGACTGGCATGGACTGACTCAAAGGCCTCTTATTAGTCTGGGCATATTCTTAATAGGCTGTGCACCACtcaggaaagaagaagaaggcagcagATAAATATGTCGATAAACCCAAATAGGTGCAGCAAAATACACATGGACTGAGTCAAAAACACAGAAAGTCAGCCATATTAGACAATAGTGAGCCTTCAACCCTCAGTCAGTCATCAAGACACATGGAGAAGCCGCCAACAACATCGAAATGTCTTTACATGCAGCTGTTtagaatatagtgcctttcacaaacatTTAATAGTTCTTTtgtcatccatctatctatctatctatctatagttctATTATTGTCATccatctattataaagtgcctttttatctatctatctgttatatagtgcctttcatctatctatctattatataatgcctttcatctatctatctatctatctatctatctatctatctatctatctatctatctatctatctatctatctatctatctatctatctatctatctgttatatagtgcctttcatctatctatctattatatattgcctttttgtctatatatctctctccagctctgtcctcttccacccgacatccactgatgactggagggaggcggccccttaaatgggaacccggatgggctccagctgcttcccggcactcccc
It encodes:
- the tmsb2 gene encoding thymosin beta-12; this encodes MSDKPDLAEIESFDKSKLKKTETKERNPLPTKEIIEQEKKADTTP